From the bacterium genome, the window ATAAGGCGACCGCGAAAGAACTCTTCGGTAGTGGCGAATTGCTGAAAGCGCTGGAAGAGAAAATCGATGCTTCGCAAGGATCGGCATTCCTGTATGTACTTCGTATTGCGGGTGCCTCGGCTGCCGCCGCAACTGCCAATCTGATGGATGCAACCTCCGGCACTGCCATTCCCGCAATTGTCCTTACGGCGAAGGAAAAGGGGACTTGGTTTAATAGTGACCGAGTGAACGTCGATGTGATCGCCGATTCTAATGACCGAACCATCGTGATTACTATCGGTGAACAGATATATCGCTTCACTGGCACGACCAATGCTGCCCTGGTAGAATCGATCAACGGCAACAGTAACTTCCCAGTTAAGGCTGTAGTTGCTACCGGTTCCCCCACAGTAGTGAAGGCGCAGACAAGTGTACACCTAGCTGGTGGGGACGACGGTGATACGCTCGCCAACAGTGATTACACCAATGCGATCACGCTATCCGAAACATACACCGATGCAGCTTGGGTACATTTTATCGGCGCAACTACGGTAGCGCTCTGGACTTCGATTCTTACATCCTGCGCCAACATGATCGCCAGTAATCGCGGCGAACGATTCGCCATTCTCGATTTTCCGACAATTACGGCGGTTGACAAGTTGCAACCGACTGCTGCCGAAATTGTCACTTATCTCGCTTCTTGCAAGACCTTGTACGATGCCGTTCGTGACTGCAATGCGGTGTTCTGTGTTGGTGAGGGAAAGTTCATTGCCTCAGATGGGACGGTGTACACCAACCGCCTCACCAATACCCTGACCGGACTACTCGCCAAGATCGACATCCAGAAGTCGTTGCTCGGTGAAAAACCAGTTAACCTGATCAATCTCACCACCCATTTCACCAATGCGCAGCAGACTTCGCTGGTGACCGATGGTATTAATTATCTCCGGTTTCAACCGGGATTCGGAACCATTGTCGCGTTGTCGCAGAACCGGTGTCCGGTCGGTGACACCTACAATCGGGTTGAGAAGCTACGTGCCGTGTACACTGCCGGGAAAAAATGCCGGGCAGCAGCCTTCCCGCATCTCGGTCGACCCAATGATTCGCAGGGACATGGTATCAAACTGCTTGAAACCGACATGAAGAAACCACTCCAGATCATGCAAGATGCCGGTCAGATCGACAGTTACGATCTCTTTATCGAATGCACTCCTGAGATGCGCGATCTCGGTGAAGCCCGGGTTGTCCTTACGGTGAATTCGATGAAGGCGTTCGAGATCATCCTGAACGAAATCTATCTGCAGTAGCGGAGAAAGGACGAATAAAAAATGCCGAATCAAGAACCGATTGGCGTAATGGATGGCATCGCCGAGAACAGTATCAAACTGTTTATCGACGGGTTGCCGGTCTTCGCCCTGAAGAATTTCAATTGGAAGATTTCGCACCCGAAGAAGCCGCTTTATGGCGCTGGTTTTCCCAAGGCTCATGGCGTGACCCGTGCGGTCCACAAAACTTATGAGATCGATTTCGAGATTGCGGAAGTGCTTTCGAATAACGCGTTTGTCGCAGCACAATTGCTAAAGAACACCGCACTGCAAGCGCCGTTCAGCGATCTCACTGATATTCGCGATGCCACCATTATTGCCATGTATCCTGGCGCTGCGATTGGTGAGAGTAAACTATTCACCGGTGTCGAAATCACGGATTACGAAGGTGGTTTCGAGGATTCCGAAGATGCGAAACCAGTTGGTATCAAGTGCAAGGGCTTTGCCCTCGAGAAAGTCTAACGAGGTATTTCATGGAATCACTATCCGATAACAAGACCATCGTTCCGTTCGTTCCGCAGGAACTGACGGATGATACCATCGCTCAGCTCAAGGAAAAGTGGGGCAAGAACTACACGCTTCACGTAGTCGAGATTGCAAACTGTGACCAGCAATTTGTTGTCCGCAGCAGCAACTGGACAGAATTCTCTAAACTGCAAGCATTCATGGCCGGTAACCAACAGACTGCTGTCACTCGGGCACCGGTGATGTACATCTCTCAGTTCGTGGTATTCCCCGATATCAATGCGATGGAGCTGGAAACCAATACCAGTGGCTTTTGGCAACCGGGACTCATCCTCTCGCTGTTTGTCAAAATCCAGGAAGCGTTGGGTCTGAAAGAAGGCGGTTCGATAAAAAAGCTCTAAAGTATGAGCGCGAACGCATCGATCAGACGTGGTATCTCCAGTTACGAGCAGTGATCTGTAAATGGTTTCCGGGATACACGTTCTCTGTAGTCGATACGCTTCCATTCGAGCAGGTATTCGAACTTTATGCCAGTGCCGAATGGCTTTCCGATCAGGAATCGAAGGCAGTTGAACAAAACAAACCGAAACGGGGACGAAGGTAAAAGAGATGTCGCAAGGGTTTACACAGGCGATTCATATTGCACTGGTCGGCACCGCCGATCTGGCGGCATTCGACATGGCTACCCGTCAACTCAATACCCTTGAGTCGACTCTTCATCGTGCTTCTACTACTCTTGCCAGTTTAGGACTCAAGTCAACTCTGTTCGGCGCGGGAATGGCGTTCTCGGTTGGAACGGCAATCAAGTCGGCTGCCGATTTCGAGTCGGAACTGGCAATGGTGAGTACCCTGCTTACCGCTCAAACCGAACAATATCTCCCGAAATACAAAAAAGAGCTAGTCGATCTTGCTGCATCCTCGCCTAAGGATTCGCTGGAAGGGTTAACAAAAGCGCTATACCAGACGATCTCCGCTAACGTCCCGGCAAGCGATGCCATGCGGGTGCTGACCATCGCATCACAGTCGGCTGCTGCTGGTCTAACCGATACTGAGACAGCAGTAGATGGCATTACCAGCGTCCTCAATGCCTACCAGATGAGCGCAAAAGAAGCGACCCGGGTATCCGACATCATGTTCATGGCGCAGAATTTAGGTAAGACTACCTTCGGCGAAATGGCGAAGGAATTAGGCGGCGTTCTGGGTACAGCCTCGGCTGCCGGTGTGTCGTTTGAAGAGATTGCGGCAGCCATTACCACCATCACGAAGCGTGGTATCAACACTGCTGAATCGGTTACTGCGATCAATATGGCATTACAGGATATCATAGCACCCTCAGAAAAAGCAAAACGTGCCTCTGCGAAATTCGGTATCGAATTGTCACTATCGAAAA encodes:
- a CDS encoding DUF2586 family protein, with protein sequence MADRIIKNVYTEYKSGPVVPAVIPTNIEFCAGTAKRGLLEHVYQVSDKATAKELFGSGELLKALEEKIDASQGSAFLYVLRIAGASAAAATANLMDATSGTAIPAIVLTAKEKGTWFNSDRVNVDVIADSNDRTIVITIGEQIYRFTGTTNAALVESINGNSNFPVKAVVATGSPTVVKAQTSVHLAGGDDGDTLANSDYTNAITLSETYTDAAWVHFIGATTVALWTSILTSCANMIASNRGERFAILDFPTITAVDKLQPTAAEIVTYLASCKTLYDAVRDCNAVFCVGEGKFIASDGTVYTNRLTNTLTGLLAKIDIQKSLLGEKPVNLINLTTHFTNAQQTSLVTDGINYLRFQPGFGTIVALSQNRCPVGDTYNRVEKLRAVYTAGKKCRAAAFPHLGRPNDSQGHGIKLLETDMKKPLQIMQDAGQIDSYDLFIECTPEMRDLGEARVVLTVNSMKAFEIILNEIYLQ